The following coding sequences are from one Molothrus aeneus isolate 106 chromosome 23, BPBGC_Maene_1.0, whole genome shotgun sequence window:
- the MYCBP gene encoding C-Myc-binding protein: MAHHKAADSKREQFRQYLEKSGVLDMFTKVLVALYEEPEKPDSALDFLKHHLGASAPENPEIEALRLEVAEMKEKYEAVLEENKKLKTKLAQYEPPQDEKHGE, from the exons ATGGCGCACCACAAG GCCGCGGACTCCAAGCGGGAGCAGTTCCGCCAGTACTTGGAGAAGTCGGGAGTGCTGGACATGTTCACCAAGG TGTTGGTAGCCTTATATGAAGAGCCAGAGAAACCAGATAGTGCACTGGA TTTTCTGAAGCATCATCTGGGAGCTTCAGCTCCTGAGAATCCGGAAATAGAAGCACTTCGCTTGGAAGTGGCcgagatgaaagaaaaatatgaagctgtgctggaagaaaataaaaaactgaaaaccaag CTGGCTCAGTATGAACCACCTCAAGATGAGAAGCATGGTGAATAA
- the GJA9 gene encoding gap junction alpha-9 protein, with translation MGDWNFLGGILEEVHIHSTIIGKIWLTILFIFRMLVLGVATEDVWNDEQSEFICNTEQPGCRNVCYDEAFPISLIRYWVLQVIFVSSPSLVYMGHALYRLRALEKERQKKKAQVRVELESTELEMTENRKRLERELRQLDQRKLNKAPLRGSLLCTYVIHIFTRSAVEVGFMIGQYLLYGFHLDPLYKCQRDPCPNTVDCFVSRPTEKTVFILFMQSIATVSLLLNILEIIHLGFRKIKMGLCEQNRTKDDSENFYINKSKKYSVIPHSSLGIPTTPQKTLPCALSSYTFLMEKQTDTMLYPVLNSPSVFQSVPNNRTESSSNYTHCNQEKKSPKKRPATNALDNQTQNASTNNNEGFLGELWTETHNAQEETEKKHLLVDTQNADPGANMYLRSFAEMPSQTSLQPGTSDRRQAVLEGTGAPTISLAKNSDRRQSSFSANKAQIPYNADGKNSSRADTSDSVGVVSSESTQSRNWNSPKLFSLSRQQSLSSNASSRRAPTDLQI, from the coding sequence ATGGGAGACTGGAATTTCCTTGGAGGCATTTTAGAGGAGGTCCACATTCATTCCACTATTATTGGAAAGATTTGGCTAACAATCCTCTTCATATTTCGAATGCTTGTCCTTGGAGTGGCAACCGAGGATGTTTGGAATGATGAACAATCAGAATTTATATGCAATACTGAGCAGCCTGgttgcagaaatgtgtgctATGATGAGGCCTTTCCCATCTCTCTCATAAGATACTGGGTCTTGCAAGTTATTTTTGTGTCTTCCCCTTCCTTGGTGTATATGGGTCATGCCTTATACAGACTAAGAGCcttggaaaaagaaaggcaaaaaaagaaagctcaGGTAAGGGTGGAACTTGAAAGCACTGAATTAGAAATGACTGAAAATCGTAAAAGACTGGAGAGAGAGCTGCGGCAGCTGGACCAAAGAAAGCTGAACAAAGCACCCCTGAGAGGCTCTTTGCTCTGCACTTATGTGATACATATTTTCACAAGATCTGCAGTGGAAGTTGGCTTTATGATTGGGCAGTATCTCCTTTATGGGTTTCACTTAGATCCCCTTTATAAATGTCAGAGAGACCCGTGTCCAAACACAGTTGACTGCTTTGTATCTAGACCAACAGAAAAGacagtgtttattttatttatgcaaTCAATAGCAACTGTATCCTTGCTTTTAAATATTCTAGAAATTATCCACTTAGGATTCCGAAAAATTAAAATGGGACTCTGTGAGCAGAATAGAACCAAAGACGACTCTGAGAATTTCTACATAAACAAATCTAAGAAATACTCTGTGATACCACACTCTTCTTTGGGAATACCCACCACCCCTCAGAAAACACTGCCTTGTGCTCTTAGCAGTTACACCTTTCTGATGGAAAAGCAAACTGACACTATGCTCTACCCAGTTTTAAATTCTCCTTCTGTGTTTCAGTCTGTGCCAAATAACCgtacagaaagcagcagcaattaCACCCATTGTaatcaggaaaagaaatctcCAAAGAAGAGGCCAGCTACAAATGCTTTGGACAATCAGACTCAAAATGCTAGCACAAATAATAACGAAGGCTTCCTTGGTGAGCTTTGGACTGAGACACATAATGCACAAGAAGAGACCGAAAAGAAACATTTGCTTGTTGATACTCAGAATGCAGATCCTGGGGCAAACATGTACTTGAGAAGCTTTGCTGAGATGCCATCTCAAACTTCACTGCAGCCTGGTACCAGTGACAGACGACAGGCAGTGcttgagggcacaggagcacCAACAATTTCTCTTGCAAAGAACAGTGACAGAAGACAAAGCAGTTTCAGTGCAAACAAAGCCCAAATTCCTTACAACGCTGATGGAAAAAATTCCAGCCGAGCAGACACTTCTGATTCTGTGGGGGTGGTGAGCTCAGAATCTACACAAAGCAGAAACTGGAACAGTCCTaagcttttctctctgtctAGGCAACAGTCACTGTCAAGTAATGCCAGCAGCCGGCGTGCCCCCACTGATCTTCAAATATAA
- the LOC136565919 gene encoding NF-kappa-B inhibitor delta-like produces MRPQRGPPRAAPPQTVKQLLKELRQQKSREGARSPVLALPSPRPSDGAPWPVVPAVTPGLCAVPHVSHGSPGGAHGGRVSGPRGFQAAAIPGPAWPHPTVPWGEFGASLLGREIQDPYPEPQDLAAARAALGGQDPRELLRQDEEGDTLLHVLCAGGHWALARAAAEALRDLGGLEVREHLGKTPLLVAAAAAAPEIVRDLLVLGANPDAADHGGRTALHLAAAYGHPQILQAMMSSGVPVNVEARNFEGQTPLHCAVLAHNASLQGGHSPTGGSGGGSPTPQDRFRCVELLLQMGADSSSQDTKSSLTALHLAVRGGNLALAHLLLRQPGMAPRLVNIKAHGNTPLHMAAALPGTPSQEPLVRLLLAWGADPSARNLEHDLPQSLLPPGAPGDQLRLLLRSRRGSHRPPHTAE; encoded by the exons ATGCGGCCCCAGAGAG gtccccccCGCGCCGCTCCGCCCCAGACGgtgaagcagctgctgaaggagctACGGCAGcagaagagcagggaaggggcgAGATCCCCG GTTTTGGCTCTGCCCTCCCCGCGCCCCTCGGACG GCGCTCCCTGGCCCGTTGTCCCCGCGGTGACTCCCGGCCTCTGCGCGGTCCCACATGTGTCCCATGGCAGCCCGGGGGGGGCCCACGGGGGAAGGGTCTCCGGTCCCAGGGGGTTTCAG gctgctgccatccctggccctgcctggccccatCCCACAGTGCCgtggggagaatttggggcctccctgctgggaagggagaTCCAAGACCCATATCCTGAACCCCAGGACCTGGCAGCCGCCCGCGCTGCACTGGGGGGCCAAGACCCCCGCGAGCTGCTGCGGCAGGACGAGGAGGGGGACAC gctgctgcacgTGCTCTGTGCCGGGGGGCACTGGGCGCTCGCCCGGGCTGCGGCCGAGGCTCTGCGGGACCTGGGGGGACTTGAGGTGCGGGAGCACCTGGGCAAG ACTCccctgctggtggcagcagcagctgcagccccggAGATTGTGCGGGACCTGCTTGTCCTGGGGGCCAATCCCGACGCCGCTGACCACGGGGGCCGCACGGCGCTGCACCTGGCTGCAGCCTACGGGCACCCTCAAATCCTCCAG GCCATGATGTCCTCGGGGGTTCCTGTCAACGTGGAGGCCAGAAATTTTGAGG GCCAGACGCCTCTGCACTGCGCTGTCCTGGCCCACAACgcctccctgcagggagggcacagccccacaggggGCTCTGGAGGGGGGTCCCCCACTCCCCAGGACCGATTCCGCTgtgtggagctgctcctgcagatgggggcagacagcagcagccag GACACCAAAAGCAGCCTGACAGCGCTGCACCTGGCCGTGCGGGGAGGCAACCTTGCCCTGGCCCACCTGCTGCTGCGCCAGCCTGGCATGGCCCCCCGCCTCGTCAACATCAAG GCCCACGGGAACACGCCCCTgcacatggcagcagcactgcctgggacccccagccaggagccccttgtgaggctgctcctggcctggggTGCCGACCCCAGCGCCCGCAACCTGGAGCACGacctgccccagagcctgctgccccCGGGGGCCCCCGGAGACCAG CTCCGCCTGCTCCTGAGGAGCCGCCGGGGGTCCCATCGCCCCCCCCACACCGCCGAGTGA